A genomic segment from Chrysemys picta bellii isolate R12L10 chromosome 11, ASM1138683v2, whole genome shotgun sequence encodes:
- the SPATC1L gene encoding speriolin-like protein — protein sequence MTMTEDNEWMKTIQNENAYLKNQVRLLRENYELRSLLSQHYENSNEGRIVTSHPAPVYPNASSPGQGAPPHGRDIKPPESPSHLHPSLLQEFSYSPLHIANEEATLSSPKAQAEATFKGIPNNPTLFQPTPRERKPILLSSTSWTTRVEKQLPESIDLSRLKKVCFTDVTSPGGDKARLYGMAHQQHGSVLNAQDLLSQPQPSSLGEFVSSNPLSISNKEGAQAQLVFPGYFKTSEPFSPGIPPRKPVPLINSTRDIVGEKMSLDSEEMHRKKRVWFSESPGGDEPRKPHTYYLNELELNSKKNGRIVGEIAFQLDRRILAYVFPGVTRLYGYTVSNIPEKIKQASMKCLDGSVDEKKHRGMMQRYLSLTARLEKMGYNRDVHPVFSEFLINTYGILKQRPDLHSSPLHSSPADLRKIVIDIVPSKFLGDTLLLLNCLCELSKEDSKPLFAW from the exons ATGACAATGACAGAGGATAACGAGTGGATGAAGACAATTCAGAACGAAAATGCATACCTGAAAAATCAGGTTAGGTTGCTCCGGGAGAACTATGAATTACGTTCGTTACTGAGTCAGCACTATGAAAACAGTAATGAAGGGCGAATTGTCACTTCCCACCCTGCTCCCGTGTATCCGAATGCCAGCTCCCCAGGACAAGGAG CCCCGCCTCACGGAAGGGATATCAAGCCACCGGAGAGCCCAAGTCACCTACACCCTTCGCTGCTGCAGGAGTTCAGTTATTCCCCTCTCCACATTGCAAACGAGGAAGCAACTCTGTCCAGCCCCAAAGCCCAGGCAGAGGCTACATTTAAGGGGATTCCCAATAATCCCACTTTGTTTCAGCCTACACCCAGGGAGAGGAAACCAATCCTGCTTTCCAGCACTTCCTGGACCACCAGGGTGGAGAAACAGCTTCCAGAATCCATAGACCTCTCGAGGTTGAAGAAAGTCTGCTTCACAGACGTCACTTCACCTGGAGGAGATAAGGCTCGTTTATATGGGATGG CTCACCAGCAGCACGGAAGTGTCCTCAATGCACAAGACCTTCTGAGTCAGCCCCAGCCATCGTCCCTGGGAGAATTTGTTTCCTCAAATCCCCTCAGCATTTCAAACAAGGAAGGGGCCCAAGCACAGCTTGTGTTTCCAGGATACTTCAAAACATCTGAGCCATTTTCCCCAGGAATTCCCCCAAGGAAGCCAGTCCCCCTTATAAACAGCACACGGGATATAGTGGGCGAGAAAATGTCCCTGGACTCGGAAGAGATGCATAGGAAAAAGAGAGTCTGGTTCTCCGAGAGTCCAGGAGGAGATGAGCCGCGGAAGCCCCATACCTATTATTTAAACG AGCTTGAGCTGAACAGCAAGAAAAATGGCCGCATAGTGGGTGAAATTGCCTTCCAGTTAGACAGGCGCATCCTTGCATATGTGTTTCCTGGAGTAACGAGACTTTACGGCTACACAGTGTCCAACATTCCTGAGAAAATCAAACAG GCCTCCATGAAGTGCCTggatggctctgtggatgagaaaAAGCACCGAGGTATGATGCAGCGGTACCTGTCCCTCACCGCACGCCTCGAGAAGATGGGCTACAACCGGGATGTGCACCCGGTGTTCAGCGAGTTCCTGATCAACACCTACGGCATCCTGAAACAGCGGCCAGACCTGCACTCCAGCCCTCTCCACAGCAGCCCAGCTGATCTGCGCAAGATCGTGATAGACATCGTCCCATCCAAGTTCCTCGGCGACACTTTGCTGCTGCTGAACTGTTTGTGTGAACTCTCCAAGGAAGATAGTAAACCTCTCTTTGCTTGGTAG